Proteins co-encoded in one Armatimonadota bacterium genomic window:
- a CDS encoding ABC transporter permease, which yields MAARLLRAVAADRPRFLLALLVASYALFALSVDGFATLYNTLNMTRYGVEIGLLALGETLVIISGGGSIDLSVGSMLSLAGIVMGLLVKHLAVDVWLAAGAAVLSGAVMGALNALCITALRIPALIVTLGTLYIYGSAALVLTDTVPISGLPERFYVLGQGEVLGIPLQVVLVFLPVALLLHTLLRHTVFGRHLYGVGTNEVAARFAAIPVERVRFWVFTLSGLLAGVAAVVITSRVASARPDAGFGYELQAITIAVLGGTHIAGGEGTVLGTVLGVAVITVLSNGLQLAGIHPIWQLGAVGAVLAGTVVLNQWLARRGMAVGVQGG from the coding sequence ATGGCTGCGCGGCTGCTGCGTGCCGTCGCCGCCGACCGCCCCCGCTTCCTCCTCGCCCTGCTGGTGGCCAGCTACGCCCTCTTCGCTCTGAGCGTCGACGGCTTCGCCACGCTCTACAACACCCTGAACATGACGCGCTACGGGGTCGAGATCGGCCTGCTGGCCCTGGGCGAGACTCTGGTGATCATCTCCGGCGGGGGCTCCATCGACCTCTCCGTCGGCTCGATGCTGAGCCTGGCCGGCATCGTCATGGGCCTGCTGGTCAAGCACCTGGCAGTGGACGTGTGGCTGGCTGCAGGCGCCGCCGTCCTCAGCGGGGCGGTGATGGGCGCCCTCAACGCCCTCTGCATCACCGCGCTGCGCATTCCCGCCCTCATCGTCACCCTGGGCACGCTCTACATCTACGGGTCGGCGGCGCTGGTGCTGACGGACACCGTGCCCATCTCGGGGTTGCCGGAACGCTTCTACGTCCTGGGCCAGGGGGAAGTGCTGGGAATCCCCCTCCAGGTGGTGCTGGTCTTCCTCCCCGTGGCGCTGCTGCTGCACACTCTGCTGCGGCACACGGTCTTCGGCCGTCACCTCTACGGCGTCGGCACGAACGAGGTGGCGGCGCGCTTCGCGGCCATCCCCGTGGAGCGGGTGCGATTCTGGGTCTTCACCCTCTCCGGCCTGCTCGCCGGAGTGGCCGCGGTCGTGATCACGTCCCGGGTGGCCAGCGCCCGCCCGGACGCGGGCTTTGGCTACGAGCTGCAGGCCATCACCATCGCCGTGCTGGGCGGCACCCACATCGCCGGCGGCGAGGGCACCGTGCTGGGGACGGTGCTGGGCGTGGCCGTCATCACCGTGCTCTCCAACGGCCTGCAGCTGGCAGGCATCCACCCGATCTGGCAACTGGGGGCGGTGGGCGCGGTCCTGGCGGGCACCGTGGTCCTCAACCAGTGGCTGGCCCGCCGGGGGATGGCGGTGGGCGTGCAGGGAGGGTGA
- a CDS encoding MurR/RpiR family transcriptional regulator — protein MAVRARSPGNACLLRIERSTAAMRPTERRVADYIRTHPEEVIRLSVTALAEVAQASEATVVRLCQRLGYQGYQELKIALARELANPLALIHEDIQEGDGPRAVIAKVFASHLQTLELTRRTLDPRALARAAQALAEARRVEIFALGTSVPIALDLHGKVLRIGVPSTVTADAHLMAVAARQLGRRDVAVGISHSGASRDVVDAVRAARLGGATTIALTNFGRSPLTRVAEIRLFTASQETRFRSEPLVSRLAQMAVVDALFVAVALQNPAAAVRHMRTVEEALVDKKRH, from the coding sequence ATGGCGGTCCGCGCGCGCTCGCCGGGCAACGCTTGCCTCCTGCGCATCGAGCGGAGCACCGCCGCCATGCGCCCCACCGAGCGCCGGGTCGCGGACTACATCCGCACCCACCCCGAAGAGGTCATCCGGCTCTCCGTCACCGCGCTGGCCGAGGTGGCCCAGGCCAGTGAAGCCACCGTGGTGCGCCTCTGCCAGCGGCTGGGCTACCAGGGGTACCAGGAGCTGAAGATCGCCCTGGCCCGCGAACTGGCCAACCCGCTGGCGCTCATCCACGAGGACATCCAGGAGGGCGACGGCCCCCGGGCGGTGATCGCCAAGGTCTTCGCCTCCCACCTCCAGACCCTGGAGCTGACCCGCCGCACCCTCGACCCGCGCGCCCTGGCCCGGGCGGCCCAGGCGCTGGCGGAGGCGCGGCGGGTGGAGATCTTCGCCCTGGGCACCTCGGTGCCCATCGCCCTCGACCTGCACGGCAAGGTCCTCCGCATCGGCGTGCCCAGCACCGTCACCGCCGACGCCCACCTGATGGCGGTGGCCGCCCGCCAGCTGGGCCGGCGGGACGTGGCGGTGGGGATCTCCCACTCCGGGGCCAGCCGCGACGTCGTGGACGCCGTGCGCGCCGCCCGCCTGGGCGGGGCGACGACGATCGCCCTCACGAACTTCGGCCGCTCCCCGCTCACCCGGGTGGCGGAGATCCGCCTCTTCACCGCCTCCCAGGAGACGCGCTTCCGCAGCGAGCCGCTGGTCTCGCGGCTGGCCCAGATGGCCGTGGTGGACGCACTCTTCGTGGCCGTGGCGCTGCAGAACCCGGCGGCGGCGGTGCGGCACATGCGCACGGTGGAGGAGGCGCTGGTGGACAAGAAGCGGCACTGA
- a CDS encoding sugar ABC transporter ATP-binding protein → MSGLLAARDVSKAFGGVVAVRHASFDVRPGEVHALVGQNGAGKSTLIRILSGALQPDNGQVLYAGRPVHLTSPRVAQDLGIATVYQDPLVYPDLSVVENIFMGRELRDRLGNIDWAAQRQAAARLFADLGIRGTFLTQPIGRLTIGMQQLVLIVKALSHASRVIILDEPTAILTQGETERLFGVIRRLRAGGVGIVYISHRLEEIFQIADRVTVMKDGEVRGTFPVGAISRDRLIDLMAGEIFHERAARDGRRIGEVVLRVEELAVPPTVKGVSFDVRRGEVLALFGLVGSGRTQVAHALFGIAPAARGRILLDGEPVAITSPEQALRLGIAYLPEDRKAQGLFLPLPVRYDLTVAILPALRRLLGAVDRRREEAAGAAMVRALGIRTPGLHTPTQALSGGNQQKVLLGRWLARRPRLLILDEPTRGVDVAAKEEIHERIFALAAEGVAVVVISSELPEVLKLADRILVLHEGRVTALVARGEVEGEAALLRAATGAREVYANPPA, encoded by the coding sequence ATGAGCGGGCTGCTCGCCGCGCGGGACGTCTCCAAGGCCTTCGGCGGTGTCGTCGCCGTCCGCCATGCCTCCTTCGACGTGCGCCCGGGGGAGGTGCACGCGCTGGTGGGGCAGAACGGCGCCGGGAAATCCACCCTCATCCGCATCCTCTCCGGGGCGCTGCAGCCCGACAACGGCCAGGTCCTCTACGCAGGGCGGCCGGTGCACCTGACCTCGCCCCGGGTGGCCCAGGACCTGGGCATCGCCACCGTCTACCAGGACCCGCTGGTCTACCCCGACCTGAGCGTGGTGGAGAACATCTTCATGGGCCGGGAGTTGCGCGACCGCCTGGGCAACATCGACTGGGCAGCGCAGCGCCAGGCAGCCGCCCGCCTCTTCGCCGACCTGGGGATCCGCGGCACCTTTCTGACCCAGCCCATCGGCCGGCTGACCATCGGCATGCAGCAGCTCGTCCTGATCGTGAAGGCGCTCTCCCACGCCTCGCGGGTGATCATCCTGGACGAGCCCACCGCCATCCTCACCCAGGGCGAGACGGAGCGGCTCTTCGGGGTCATCCGGCGGCTGCGCGCCGGCGGGGTGGGGATCGTCTACATCAGCCACCGACTGGAGGAGATCTTCCAGATCGCCGACCGGGTGACGGTGATGAAGGACGGGGAGGTGCGCGGCACCTTCCCTGTCGGGGCGATCTCCCGCGACCGGCTGATCGACCTGATGGCGGGGGAGATCTTCCACGAGCGGGCCGCCCGCGACGGCCGACGCATCGGGGAGGTCGTCCTGCGCGTGGAGGAGCTGGCCGTCCCGCCGACGGTGAAGGGCGTCTCCTTCGACGTCCGGCGCGGCGAGGTGCTGGCCCTGTTCGGGCTAGTGGGCTCAGGGCGCACGCAGGTGGCCCATGCCCTCTTCGGCATCGCCCCGGCGGCCCGCGGCCGCATCCTCCTGGACGGGGAGCCGGTGGCGATCACCTCCCCGGAGCAGGCCCTGCGCCTCGGCATCGCCTACCTGCCCGAGGACCGCAAGGCCCAGGGGCTCTTCCTGCCGCTGCCGGTGCGCTACGACCTGACCGTGGCCATCCTGCCCGCCCTGCGCCGCCTGCTGGGCGCGGTGGACCGCCGCCGGGAAGAGGCGGCGGGCGCGGCGATGGTACGGGCGCTGGGGATCCGCACCCCCGGGCTGCACACCCCCACCCAGGCGCTCTCCGGAGGCAACCAGCAGAAGGTACTGCTGGGGCGCTGGCTGGCGCGCCGTCCCCGGCTGCTCATCCTCGACGAGCCCACCCGGGGCGTGGACGTCGCGGCCAAAGAGGAGATCCACGAACGCATCTTCGCCCTGGCGGCGGAGGGCGTCGCCGTCGTGGTCATCAGCAGCGAGCTCCCCGAGGTGCTGAAGCTGGCCGACCGCATCCTGGTCCTGCACGAGGGGCGCGTGACGGCGCTGGTGGCCCGGGGGGAGGTGGAAGGCGAGGCGGCCCTGCTGCGGGCCGCCACGGGAGCGCGGGAGGTCTATGCAAACCCTCCCGCTTGA
- a CDS encoding substrate-binding domain-containing protein gives MQRRLWQIAIAVIAVLLVLQAPGPLPAAAPRTITIGLSFPSLSFAWFAFLEKAVKDKARQLGNVNVLSVESQNQVSKQVADIEDMIVKKVDGVLLVPIEVRAVIPAVRALNRARIPVVTVDRRLEAGAGVQILAHVGADNVEGGRIAGRYVADQLRAKYGEVRGTVVELYGTPGAGPAIDRSRGFREVLDRYQGVTVRQYTANFRREDGLKVMEDALQALPRIDAVFGANDEMILGALEAMKASGKVKVADVITVGFDALPDALRAIRNGVLDATIEQFPGRQASTGFEILVAYIREQKRPASATVLIKPLLITKSNLNRAEKGF, from the coding sequence GTGCAGCGCAGGCTCTGGCAGATCGCCATCGCCGTGATTGCGGTCCTCCTGGTGCTGCAGGCGCCGGGGCCGCTCCCGGCCGCCGCACCACGGACCATCACCATCGGGCTCTCGTTCCCCTCGCTCTCCTTCGCCTGGTTCGCCTTCCTGGAGAAGGCGGTCAAGGACAAGGCGCGGCAGCTGGGGAACGTGAACGTCCTCTCCGTCGAGTCGCAGAACCAGGTCTCCAAGCAGGTGGCGGACATCGAGGACATGATCGTCAAGAAAGTGGACGGCGTCCTCCTCGTCCCCATCGAGGTGCGGGCTGTCATCCCCGCCGTGCGCGCACTCAACCGCGCCAGGATCCCCGTCGTGACCGTGGACCGGCGCCTGGAGGCCGGCGCGGGGGTGCAGATCCTGGCCCACGTGGGCGCGGATAACGTCGAGGGCGGCCGCATCGCCGGCCGCTACGTGGCCGACCAGCTCCGGGCCAAGTACGGCGAGGTCCGGGGCACCGTGGTGGAGCTCTACGGCACGCCCGGGGCGGGCCCCGCCATCGACCGCAGCCGGGGGTTCCGCGAGGTGCTCGACCGCTACCAGGGCGTGACCGTCAGGCAGTACACGGCGAACTTCCGCCGCGAGGACGGGCTGAAGGTCATGGAGGACGCCCTGCAGGCCCTGCCGCGCATCGACGCGGTCTTCGGGGCCAACGACGAGATGATCCTGGGGGCGCTCGAGGCGATGAAGGCCAGCGGCAAGGTGAAGGTGGCCGACGTAATCACCGTGGGGTTCGACGCCCTGCCCGACGCGCTGCGGGCCATCCGGAACGGGGTGCTGGACGCCACCATCGAGCAATTCCCCGGCCGGCAGGCGTCCACCGGCTTCGAGATCCTGGTGGCATACATCCGGGAGCAGAAACGCCCGGCGTCGGCTACCGTGCTGATCAAGCCGCTGCTCATCACCAAGAGCAACCTCAACCGGGCGGAGAAGGGCTTCTAG
- a CDS encoding ABC transporter permease yields MQTLPLERVPPAPVLVRGLAVLRTREAGVVLFILGLGLALHAWTGRFLTPTNLANVLLNSAPTAVVALGMTLVILTGGIDVSVGSTLGVTAVLLGYAATAGWHLGLLIAIGVLSGLVLGMVNGGLVARAGVMPIIATLATLSLYRALTFQLLRGKWIADIPPVLRPLGLGTVGGVPVAALLALALTLLFAYVTARRPLGRHIYAVGGNAEAARLAGIDVARVAFVVYGVTGMLVGVAALLYVGQTGFVQSNTGVGFELQVIAAVVLGGTSILGGRGSVVGSVLGAVLVGQIKNGLILMNVSGLAEGMVAGVLILLAVAVDLLRTRRGTP; encoded by the coding sequence ATGCAAACCCTCCCGCTTGAACGGGTGCCCCCCGCCCCGGTGCTCGTGCGCGGCCTGGCGGTGCTGCGCACGCGCGAGGCCGGCGTCGTCCTCTTCATCCTCGGGCTGGGGCTCGCCCTGCACGCCTGGACGGGCCGCTTCCTCACCCCGACCAACCTGGCCAACGTCCTGCTGAACAGCGCCCCCACTGCCGTCGTGGCCCTGGGGATGACCCTGGTCATCCTCACCGGCGGCATCGACGTCTCGGTGGGCTCGACGCTGGGTGTCACCGCCGTGCTCCTGGGCTACGCCGCCACGGCGGGATGGCACCTGGGCCTCCTGATCGCGATCGGCGTGCTGAGCGGTCTCGTCCTGGGGATGGTCAACGGTGGGCTGGTCGCCCGGGCCGGCGTGATGCCCATCATCGCCACCCTCGCCACCCTCTCGCTCTACCGGGCGCTCACCTTCCAGCTCCTGCGCGGCAAGTGGATCGCCGACATTCCCCCGGTCCTGCGCCCGCTGGGGCTCGGCACGGTGGGCGGGGTGCCGGTGGCCGCCCTCCTGGCCCTCGCCCTCACCCTCCTCTTCGCCTACGTCACCGCCCGGCGGCCGCTGGGGCGGCACATCTACGCGGTGGGCGGCAACGCCGAAGCGGCACGCCTGGCCGGGATCGACGTGGCCAGGGTGGCCTTCGTCGTCTACGGCGTGACGGGCATGCTGGTGGGCGTGGCCGCGCTCCTCTACGTCGGCCAGACCGGCTTCGTGCAGTCCAACACGGGCGTGGGGTTCGAGCTGCAGGTGATCGCTGCCGTGGTGTTGGGCGGGACCTCCATCCTGGGCGGGCGCGGCAGCGTCGTGGGCAGCGTCCTGGGCGCCGTGCTGGTGGGCCAGATCAAGAACGGGCTGATCCTGATGAACGTGAGCGGGCTGGCCGAGGGGATGGTGGCCGGCGTCCTGATCCTGCTGGCCGTGGCCGTCGACCTGCTGCGCACCCGGCGGGGAACCCCCTGA
- a CDS encoding ABC transporter permease — protein MAEPSSVGKGAALPAAERRPAPTPGEALLAVWDRYGILIALLVVSLTIGALEPVFFSPINILNVVRQISIIGIIAVGETMVILLGGIDLSVGSVVAFTGAVAATLMVPLAQPIPLAAAAALLVGLAIGFLNGFVSRKGGMHPFIVTLGTLSVCRGLTLILAGGRPISGLPEAFLWLGGGEVGPIPVPVILFLGLVVLAGFVLRRTTFGRSIYAIGGNEEAARLSGVAVDRIYIATFALAGLLSGLAGLVLTSRLNSAELVAGQGYELDVIAAVVIGGTSLFGGVGSVYGTLVGALLIGVISNGLNLLGVSSYWQLVVKGLVIVVAALIDNLKRRFRR, from the coding sequence ATGGCGGAGCCGTCGTCGGTGGGTAAGGGGGCGGCGCTGCCGGCGGCGGAGCGGCGTCCGGCGCCCACGCCGGGGGAGGCCCTCCTGGCCGTGTGGGACCGTTACGGCATCCTCATCGCCCTGCTGGTCGTCTCCCTGACCATCGGGGCGCTGGAGCCGGTCTTCTTCTCCCCCATCAACATCCTCAACGTCGTCCGCCAGATCTCCATCATCGGCATCATCGCCGTGGGCGAGACGATGGTCATCCTGCTGGGCGGCATCGACCTGTCGGTGGGCTCGGTGGTGGCCTTCACGGGCGCGGTGGCGGCCACGCTGATGGTGCCGCTGGCCCAGCCCATCCCCCTGGCTGCAGCCGCGGCGCTGCTGGTCGGGTTGGCCATCGGCTTCCTGAACGGCTTCGTCAGCCGCAAGGGCGGCATGCACCCGTTCATCGTCACCCTGGGGACGCTCAGCGTCTGCCGCGGGCTGACGCTCATCCTGGCGGGCGGGCGTCCCATCTCCGGGCTGCCCGAGGCCTTCCTGTGGCTGGGCGGCGGGGAGGTGGGCCCCATCCCCGTCCCCGTCATCCTCTTCCTCGGCCTGGTGGTCCTGGCCGGCTTCGTCCTGCGGCGGACCACCTTCGGCCGCAGTATCTACGCCATCGGCGGCAACGAGGAGGCGGCGCGGCTCTCCGGGGTGGCGGTGGACCGCATCTACATCGCCACCTTCGCGCTGGCCGGGCTGCTGTCGGGGCTCGCCGGGCTCGTCCTCACCTCCCGGCTGAACTCGGCGGAGCTGGTAGCCGGGCAGGGCTACGAGCTGGACGTCATCGCGGCGGTCGTCATCGGCGGCACCAGCCTCTTCGGCGGCGTGGGCTCGGTGTACGGGACGCTGGTCGGGGCGCTGCTCATCGGGGTGATCTCCAACGGGCTCAACCTGCTCGGCGTCTCCTCGTACTGGCAGCTGGTCGTGAAGGGGCTGGTGATCGTCGTGGCGGCCCTCATCGACAACCTCAAGCGCCGGTTCCGCCGTTAG
- a CDS encoding autoinducer 2 ABC transporter substrate-binding protein: MSRRVWLLTLAAVVALWLLPPVQGAARRTQVAFVPKLIGIPYFNAMEKGGKQAAADLNVEFVYTGPTTADSAAQIQIVDNLITRGVPAIAVAPNDPTAIAPTLKKGKDRGLKMFTSDTDAPNSVREVFVNQALAEDIGNTIMDELARMMGRRGEYAIVSCGPTAQNLNAWIEIEKKRQAERYPEMKLVALKYAGEDINEAIKVTRDLITAFPNLKGVIGQCSTSAPGAAEAVTQMGKIGKVFVTGLSVPSLMRKYVKNGAVPSFVLWDPVKLGYLTVWAGKQLVDGKPFAAVNTVPTIGQVRYFPQQRMLLLGPPTVFTKANVDRFDF; the protein is encoded by the coding sequence ATGTCCCGACGCGTGTGGCTCCTGACGCTGGCCGCCGTCGTGGCCCTGTGGCTGCTCCCGCCCGTCCAGGGGGCGGCGCGGCGCACCCAGGTGGCCTTCGTGCCGAAGCTGATTGGCATCCCCTACTTCAACGCCATGGAGAAGGGCGGCAAGCAAGCGGCCGCCGACCTGAACGTCGAGTTCGTCTACACGGGGCCGACCACGGCCGACTCGGCCGCGCAGATCCAGATCGTGGACAACCTCATCACCCGGGGCGTGCCGGCCATCGCCGTGGCCCCCAACGACCCCACGGCTATCGCCCCCACCCTGAAGAAGGGGAAGGACCGGGGGCTCAAGATGTTCACCTCCGACACCGACGCCCCCAACTCGGTGCGCGAGGTCTTCGTCAACCAGGCCCTGGCCGAGGACATCGGCAACACCATCATGGACGAGCTGGCCAGAATGATGGGCCGGCGGGGCGAGTATGCCATCGTCTCCTGCGGCCCCACGGCGCAGAACCTGAACGCCTGGATCGAGATCGAGAAGAAGCGCCAGGCCGAACGCTACCCGGAGATGAAGCTCGTCGCCCTGAAGTACGCCGGCGAGGACATCAACGAGGCGATCAAGGTGACACGCGACCTCATCACCGCCTTCCCCAACCTCAAGGGCGTCATCGGCCAGTGCTCGACCTCGGCCCCGGGGGCGGCGGAAGCGGTGACGCAGATGGGGAAGATCGGCAAGGTCTTCGTCACCGGACTGTCGGTGCCCTCACTCATGCGCAAGTACGTGAAGAACGGGGCCGTGCCCAGCTTCGTCCTCTGGGACCCGGTGAAGCTGGGCTACCTGACCGTCTGGGCGGGGAAGCAGCTCGTGGACGGCAAGCCATTCGCCGCGGTGAACACCGTCCCGACCATCGGCCAGGTGCGCTACTTCCCCCAGCAGCGCATGCTGTTGCTGGGCCCGCCGACCGTCTTCACCAAGGCGAACGTCGACCGGTTCGACTTCTGA
- a CDS encoding sugar ABC transporter ATP-binding protein has product MSLAAAPLPAVPAVEVRGVSKAFPGVRALDGVSLRIRGGTVHAIVGENGAGKSTLIKILTGVYRPDGGEILVDGRPVVIDSPAAARRLGLAAIYQELTLVPEMTVAENIALGRFPARLGVVDRRRLEARAREALALLGEPIDPRLPVRRLSVARQQMVAVAKALAAEARILIMDEPTAALPQREIARLFRVIRRLRDQGVTFIYISHRLEEIFEIADHVTVLRDGRVVGDLPVAEADGDRIVALMIGRQLHEFFPRERHTPGEEVLRVEGLSAPPRVVDVSFTLRRGEILGLAGMVGSGRTELVRALFGADPVAGGRVLLEGRPVRFRSPRQAIAQGVGLLPEERKGQGLVLALSLRDNISLAVLDRLARLGVIQAARQTRLVADLVRRLDIRTPGLEQPVMYLSGGNQQKTVLARWLARRCRVLIFDEPTRGIDVGAKAEIYRLMSAICREGGAIIMVSSDLPELLSMSDRILVMRQGRVVGELHREEASEERVLNLALGVEAGEAGGGVDGGAVVGG; this is encoded by the coding sequence GTGAGCCTGGCCGCCGCGCCCCTGCCTGCGGTCCCCGCCGTGGAGGTGCGCGGCGTGAGCAAGGCCTTCCCCGGCGTGCGTGCGCTCGACGGGGTGAGCCTGCGCATCCGCGGCGGCACCGTCCATGCCATCGTGGGGGAGAACGGGGCCGGCAAGTCCACGCTGATCAAGATCCTCACGGGCGTCTACCGGCCGGACGGGGGTGAGATCCTGGTGGACGGCCGCCCGGTCGTGATCGACAGCCCGGCGGCGGCGCGCCGCCTGGGCCTGGCGGCGATCTACCAGGAGCTCACCCTGGTCCCGGAGATGACCGTAGCCGAGAACATTGCGCTGGGCCGCTTCCCGGCCCGCCTGGGCGTGGTGGACCGGCGGCGGCTGGAGGCCCGCGCCCGCGAGGCGTTGGCCCTGCTGGGCGAGCCCATCGACCCGCGCCTCCCGGTGCGCCGCCTCTCCGTGGCGCGGCAGCAGATGGTGGCCGTGGCCAAGGCCCTGGCCGCGGAGGCCCGCATCCTGATCATGGACGAGCCCACCGCCGCCCTCCCCCAGCGTGAGATCGCCCGGCTCTTCCGCGTCATCCGGCGGCTGCGCGACCAGGGGGTCACCTTCATCTACATCAGCCACCGGCTGGAGGAGATCTTCGAGATCGCCGACCACGTGACCGTGCTGCGCGACGGCCGGGTGGTGGGGGACCTCCCCGTGGCTGAGGCGGACGGAGACCGCATCGTCGCCCTGATGATCGGCCGCCAGCTCCACGAGTTCTTCCCCCGCGAGCGCCACACCCCGGGGGAGGAGGTGCTGCGCGTGGAGGGCCTCTCCGCTCCGCCGCGCGTCGTCGACGTCAGCTTCACCCTGCGGCGCGGGGAGATCCTCGGCCTGGCCGGGATGGTCGGCTCCGGGCGCACGGAGCTGGTGCGGGCCCTCTTCGGCGCCGACCCCGTGGCGGGCGGGCGCGTCCTCCTGGAGGGCCGGCCGGTGCGCTTCCGCTCGCCGCGCCAGGCCATCGCGCAGGGGGTGGGCCTGCTGCCGGAGGAGCGCAAGGGACAGGGGCTCGTCCTCGCCCTCAGCCTGCGCGACAACATCTCCCTGGCCGTACTCGACCGCCTCGCCCGCCTGGGCGTGATCCAGGCGGCCCGGCAGACGCGCCTCGTGGCCGACCTGGTGCGCCGCCTGGACATCCGCACGCCGGGCCTGGAGCAACCGGTGATGTACCTGAGCGGGGGCAACCAGCAGAAGACGGTGCTGGCCCGCTGGCTGGCCCGCCGCTGCCGCGTGCTGATCTTCGACGAGCCCACCCGCGGGATCGACGTGGGGGCGAAGGCGGAGATCTACCGGCTGATGAGCGCCATCTGCCGGGAGGGCGGGGCCATCATCATGGTCTCCTCCGACCTCCCGGAGCTGCTCTCCATGAGCGACCGCATCCTGGTCATGCGCCAGGGGCGCGTGGTGGGGGAGCTGCATCGGGAGGAGGCCAGCGAGGAGCGCGTCCTCAACCTGGCCCTGGGCGTGGAAGCCGGCGAGGCCGGAGGAGGGGTGGATGGCGGAGCCGTCGTCGGTGGGTAA